Proteins encoded in a region of the Deefgea piscis genome:
- the carB gene encoding carbamoyl-phosphate synthase large subunit, whose translation MPKRTDLKSILIIGAGPIVIGQACEFDYSGAQACKALREEGYKVILVNSNPATIMTDPNMADVTYIEPITWQVVEKIIEKERPDAILPTMGGQTALNCALDLWHHGVLDKYNVELIGATPEAIDKAEDRQKFKVAMDKIGLGSARSGIAHSLEESLAVQAQVGFPTIIRPSFTMGGSGGGIAYNMQEFIEICTRGLDLSPTKELLIEESLLGWKEYEMEVVRDKNDNCIIICSIENLDPMGVHTGDSITVAPAQTLTDKEYQIMRNASIAVLREIGVDTGGSNVQFSVNPADGRLIVIEMNPRVSRSSALASKATGFPIAKVAAKLAVGYTLDELKNEITGGKTPASFEPSIDYVVTKIPRFAFEKFPQANDRLTTQMKSVGEVMAIGRTQQESLQKALRGLETGMSGFDEICTDRMKIESEIATPGPERLWYVADAFRVGLSMAEIHEISKIDPWFLVQIEDLLKDEAALRGRSVDSLTKAEFRKLKRKGFSDRRLGTLLGCDQNAVRKARHAFGVRPVYKRVDTCAAEFASDTAYMYSTYEEECEAAPTNKKKVMILGGGPNRIGQGIEFDYCCVHAALALREDGYETIMVNCNPETVSTDYDTSDRLYFEPLTLEDVLEIVAVEKPFGVIVQYGGQTPLKLARALEANGVPIVGTSPDMIDAAEDRERFQKLLQDLQLRQPPNATARTEQDALHLARELGYPLVVRPSYVLGGRAMEIVHSDKDLERYMREAVKVSNDSPVLLDRFLNDAIEVDVDAISDGTDVIIGGIMEHIEQAGVHSGDSACSLPPYSLSKELQDELRRQTVLMAKGLNVVGLMNVQFAIQGKGDEAKVFVLEVNPRASRTVPYVSKATSVALAKVAARCMVGQSLVSQGVTVEVIPPYYSVKEAVFPFAKFPGVDSILGPEMKSTGEVMGVGTTFAEAFVKSQLAAGVVLPTQGSVFISVREGDKPAAIECATILAKLGFKVLATKGTAAVIAAAGVAVTAVNKVTEGRPHVVDMIVNGQVGMIFNTVDERRQAIQDSYSIRHEALKAKLPVFTTIAGAKAACVGIRDMKELNVYSLQDLHLQLNN comes from the coding sequence ATGCCAAAACGTACCGACCTTAAAAGCATATTGATTATTGGCGCTGGCCCGATTGTGATCGGCCAAGCGTGTGAATTTGACTACTCTGGCGCGCAAGCTTGTAAAGCGCTGCGCGAAGAGGGTTACAAAGTCATTTTGGTGAATAGCAATCCTGCCACCATCATGACCGACCCGAATATGGCCGATGTGACTTACATCGAGCCAATTACGTGGCAAGTGGTAGAAAAAATCATCGAGAAAGAGCGCCCAGATGCGATCTTGCCGACGATGGGTGGCCAAACCGCGCTGAACTGTGCACTCGATTTGTGGCACCACGGCGTACTCGACAAATACAACGTTGAATTAATTGGCGCAACGCCAGAAGCCATCGACAAGGCTGAAGATCGTCAAAAATTTAAAGTGGCGATGGATAAGATTGGTCTGGGTTCGGCGCGTTCAGGGATTGCGCATAGCTTAGAAGAATCATTGGCGGTGCAAGCGCAAGTGGGCTTTCCGACGATTATTCGTCCATCGTTCACGATGGGTGGCTCGGGCGGTGGTATTGCCTACAATATGCAAGAATTTATCGAGATCTGTACCCGCGGTCTTGACCTCTCGCCAACCAAAGAATTGTTGATTGAAGAATCGCTCTTGGGCTGGAAAGAATATGAGATGGAAGTGGTTCGTGATAAGAACGACAACTGCATCATTATCTGCTCGATTGAAAACTTAGACCCAATGGGCGTGCATACCGGTGACTCAATCACGGTTGCGCCAGCGCAAACGCTGACGGACAAAGAATACCAAATCATGCGTAATGCATCGATTGCGGTATTGCGTGAAATCGGCGTGGATACCGGCGGCTCGAACGTGCAGTTCTCGGTTAATCCTGCTGATGGCCGTTTGATTGTGATCGAAATGAACCCCCGTGTTTCGCGTTCAAGCGCGTTGGCGTCAAAAGCAACCGGCTTCCCGATTGCGAAAGTCGCCGCCAAATTGGCTGTGGGTTATACGCTGGATGAGCTTAAAAACGAAATTACGGGTGGCAAAACTCCAGCGTCGTTTGAGCCTTCAATCGATTACGTGGTGACTAAAATCCCACGTTTCGCGTTCGAGAAATTCCCGCAAGCTAATGATCGCCTAACGACACAAATGAAGTCGGTGGGTGAGGTGATGGCTATTGGCCGTACCCAACAAGAATCATTGCAAAAAGCATTGCGTGGTCTTGAAACTGGCATGTCAGGTTTTGACGAAATTTGCACTGATCGTATGAAAATCGAATCAGAAATCGCAACGCCAGGTCCAGAGCGTCTGTGGTATGTGGCGGATGCCTTCCGCGTTGGTTTGTCGATGGCTGAAATTCATGAAATTTCAAAAATTGACCCGTGGTTCTTGGTGCAAATCGAAGATTTGCTCAAGGATGAAGCGGCCTTGCGCGGTCGTTCAGTAGATAGCCTGACTAAAGCCGAATTCCGCAAATTAAAACGCAAAGGTTTCTCGGATCGCCGTTTGGGTACTTTGCTCGGTTGCGATCAAAATGCCGTGCGTAAAGCGCGTCACGCATTTGGTGTTCGCCCAGTGTATAAGCGTGTAGATACTTGTGCTGCTGAGTTTGCGAGCGATACTGCGTATATGTATTCGACTTACGAAGAAGAATGCGAAGCTGCGCCGACCAACAAAAAGAAAGTAATGATTTTGGGCGGTGGCCCGAACCGCATTGGTCAAGGTATTGAGTTTGATTATTGCTGCGTGCATGCTGCTCTGGCTTTGCGCGAAGATGGTTACGAAACCATTATGGTCAATTGCAATCCAGAAACCGTTTCAACCGATTACGATACGTCTGATCGTTTGTATTTCGAGCCATTAACGCTGGAAGACGTGCTCGAAATCGTTGCGGTTGAAAAACCATTTGGCGTGATTGTGCAGTACGGTGGTCAAACGCCATTGAAATTGGCGCGCGCTTTAGAAGCGAACGGTGTGCCAATTGTCGGTACCAGCCCAGACATGATCGACGCAGCGGAAGATCGCGAGCGTTTCCAAAAACTATTGCAAGACTTGCAATTGCGTCAACCGCCTAACGCGACAGCACGTACTGAGCAAGATGCCTTGCATTTGGCACGTGAGTTGGGTTATCCATTGGTGGTTCGTCCATCGTATGTATTGGGTGGCCGCGCGATGGAAATCGTGCATTCAGATAAAGATCTTGAGCGCTATATGCGCGAAGCGGTGAAAGTATCGAATGATTCTCCTGTGCTGCTTGATCGCTTCTTGAACGACGCGATTGAAGTGGATGTGGATGCCATTTCTGATGGTACTGATGTCATCATCGGCGGCATTATGGAGCATATCGAACAAGCTGGTGTTCACTCCGGTGACTCTGCATGCTCATTGCCACCGTATTCGCTCTCGAAAGAATTGCAAGACGAATTGCGTCGTCAAACCGTGTTGATGGCCAAAGGCTTGAACGTTGTTGGTTTGATGAATGTGCAATTTGCGATTCAAGGTAAGGGTGATGAAGCCAAGGTGTTTGTGCTGGAAGTGAATCCACGTGCTTCACGTACCGTGCCATACGTATCCAAAGCCACCAGCGTGGCGTTAGCAAAAGTGGCTGCGCGTTGTATGGTGGGCCAGTCTTTGGTGTCGCAAGGCGTGACGGTTGAAGTGATTCCACCGTACTACTCGGTGAAAGAAGCGGTATTCCCATTCGCAAAATTCCCTGGTGTGGATTCAATTTTGGGTCCAGAAATGAAGTCAACCGGCGAAGTCATGGGCGTGGGTACGACTTTTGCTGAAGCGTTTGTGAAATCACAATTGGCAGCAGGTGTGGTATTGCCGACACAAGGTAGTGTGTTTATTTCGGTGCGCGAAGGTGATAAACCTGCAGCGATTGAATGCGCCACCATTTTGGCCAAACTTGGCTTTAAGGTGTTGGCAACTAAGGGTACTGCTGCTGTGATTGCCGCTGCGGGTGTTGCGGTAACTGCAGTGAATAAGGTGACTGAAGGTCGTCCGCATGTCGTTGATATGATCGTTAATGGTCAGGTTGGTATGATCTTTAATACTGTCGATGAGCGTCGCCAAGCGATTCAAGATAGTTACTCGATTCGTCATGAAGCGTTGAAGGCCAAGTTGCCGGTGTTCACGACCATTGCTGGTGCAAAAGCGGCCTGCGTGGGGATTCGTGATATGAAAGAATTGAACGTTTATAGTTTACAAGACTTGCATCTGCAGTTAAATAACTGA
- the greA gene encoding transcription elongation factor GreA encodes MVKVPLTVVGAERLKVELAHLKSVERPTVIAAIAEARSHGDLSENAEYDAAKEKQGFVEGRIAELEAKLSNGQIINPKDLEETAEGRIVFGATILLQDLESEAEVTYQIVGDDEADIKAGKISVSSPIARALIGKYAEDVAEVMAPGGIREYEILAVKYI; translated from the coding sequence ATGGTTAAGGTCCCACTCACAGTGGTTGGTGCTGAAAGGCTTAAAGTTGAGTTGGCGCACTTAAAAAGTGTAGAGCGTCCGACTGTGATTGCTGCGATCGCCGAAGCGCGCTCGCATGGCGATTTGTCAGAAAATGCCGAGTATGATGCGGCCAAAGAAAAGCAAGGCTTTGTTGAAGGGCGTATTGCTGAGTTGGAAGCGAAGTTGTCCAATGGACAAATTATTAATCCAAAAGATTTGGAAGAAACCGCCGAAGGTCGCATTGTGTTTGGCGCAACGATTTTGCTGCAAGATTTGGAAAGTGAAGCTGAAGTGACTTACCAAATTGTTGGTGATGATGAGGCGGATATTAAAGCCGGTAAAATCTCCGTATCAAGCCCGATTGCGCGTGCTTTGATTGGTAAATATGCCGAAGATGTGGCGGAAGTGATGGCGCCGGGTGGCATTCGTGAGTATGAAATTTTGGCAGTAAAATACATCTAA
- a CDS encoding DUF4149 domain-containing protein, with translation MANGLKNVLTTLWIGGMWIIGMVVAPALFTSLDKAVAGMVAGKLFYVIGWIGIVAGVFLAIWQIWFNGLSAFKSLRLWLILSMLLCTLINQFAIFPLIAELKPVVSNAAEGMFGGGLAQWHTISSLIYLMQSIFGLVYIWSSEH, from the coding sequence ATGGCTAATGGACTAAAGAATGTACTGACCACCCTTTGGATTGGTGGGATGTGGATTATCGGCATGGTCGTTGCGCCCGCCTTATTCACTAGTTTAGATAAAGCCGTTGCCGGGATGGTGGCGGGGAAGTTGTTTTATGTGATTGGCTGGATCGGGATTGTCGCTGGGGTATTTTTGGCAATCTGGCAGATTTGGTTTAATGGCCTTAGCGCATTTAAAAGTCTGCGGTTGTGGCTGATTTTGAGTATGTTGCTGTGTACACTGATTAATCAGTTTGCGATTTTTCCGTTGATCGCCGAATTAAAGCCCGTGGTAAGTAATGCCGCAGAGGGTATGTTTGGTGGTGGTTTGGCGCAGTGGCATACCATTTCAAGTTTGATTTATTTAATGCAGAGCATTTTTGGCCTAGTGTATATATGGTCTAGCGAGCATTAA
- the yhbY gene encoding ribosome assembly RNA-binding protein YhbY, with protein MLQLTADQCRHLRSLAHHLNPVVMIGSSGLTDAVMREIAVNLDAHELIKVRVLGDDREARVQFMEKICADLGACPVQHLGKLLLIFRPSNTDKPKILLPKPKKVAK; from the coding sequence ATGCTACAACTCACTGCAGATCAATGCCGACATTTGCGTAGCTTAGCGCACCATCTCAATCCGGTCGTGATGATTGGTAGCTCAGGCTTGACCGACGCTGTGATGCGCGAAATTGCGGTCAATTTAGATGCGCACGAGCTAATTAAGGTTCGCGTATTGGGCGACGATCGCGAAGCGCGGGTTCAGTTTATGGAAAAAATCTGTGCTGATCTTGGTGCTTGCCCAGTGCAACACTTAGGCAAACTGCTGCTTATTTTCCGCCCAAGCAATACTGACAAACCGAAAATCTTACTGCCTAAGCCAAAAAAGGTAGCAAAATAA
- a CDS encoding RlmE family RNA methyltransferase — translation MMARSNSSNVWLQEHVNDHYVQMAKKDGYRARAAYKLIEIDEKDKLLKPGIWVADLGAAPGSWCQVAAKKVGPHGRVFALDILEMDPIRGVEFVQGDFREDEVLAEFSALLNGRQLDLVICDIAPNITGNADTDQARSMYLCELALEFAREQLKPGGHLLVKVFQGYGFTEYMSAMRETFASVVTRKPKASRDRSPEVYLLGKQKKS, via the coding sequence CTGATGGCTCGTTCTAATTCCAGTAATGTATGGCTACAAGAGCATGTTAATGACCACTATGTACAGATGGCCAAAAAAGATGGCTATCGTGCACGTGCTGCTTATAAGCTCATCGAAATTGATGAGAAAGATAAATTACTTAAGCCCGGTATTTGGGTGGCCGACTTGGGTGCTGCGCCAGGCAGTTGGTGTCAAGTTGCGGCTAAAAAAGTAGGGCCGCATGGGCGTGTGTTTGCGCTAGATATTTTAGAAATGGACCCGATTCGTGGCGTTGAATTTGTACAAGGCGATTTTCGTGAGGATGAAGTCTTGGCTGAGTTTAGCGCTTTGCTAAATGGCCGCCAGTTAGACCTTGTCATTTGTGATATTGCCCCCAATATAACGGGTAATGCCGATACGGATCAGGCTCGTAGTATGTATTTGTGCGAGCTGGCTTTGGAATTTGCACGTGAACAATTGAAGCCCGGCGGTCATTTATTGGTTAAAGTGTTTCAAGGTTATGGATTTACCGAGTATATGAGCGCGATGCGTGAAACTTTTGCGTCGGTTGTGACTCGAAAACCAAAGGCTTCACGTGATCGTAGTCCCGAAGTCTATTTATTGGGTAAACAAAAAAAGTCCTAA